The following are from one region of the Microbacterium paraoxydans genome:
- a CDS encoding DUF3039 domain-containing protein — translation MSTPLDSPDQGGVATLDRELEELLREENIEPGDHERFSHYVKKDKILESAITGKPVRALCGKKWTPGRDPEKFPICPTCKEIYESMVG, via the coding sequence ATGAGTACTCCGCTGGACAGCCCCGATCAGGGCGGCGTGGCAACGCTTGATCGCGAACTGGAAGAGCTCCTCCGCGAGGAGAACATCGAACCGGGCGACCACGAGCGCTTCTCGCACTACGTCAAGAAGGACAAGATCCTCGAGTCGGCGATCACGGGCAAGCCCGTCCGCGCGCTCTGCGGCAAGAAATGGACGCCCGGTCGTGATCCGGAGAAGTTCCCGATCTGCCCGACCTGCAAGGAGATCTACGAGTCGATGGTCGGCTGA
- a CDS encoding ABC transporter ATP-binding protein has product MTSSPDNPTPQAEGAETPTEASAPARKPAAKKTASSSAGAKKATGAKSSATKAAAAKTAASKTTTAKSTSAKTAGTKSTSQKTTAAKAAGAKAAPAKSTAAKSSTATKAATAKTPAAKRPAAKTPAVKKPTAARPAPTKAAAEKAAPTSEVVVEPTPAASVDPAAARTASAARAAAVKNTAARTTSPKRPSATTTKPSTAAAKTTAAKTAAAKAAAAKTAAAKASAARTTAKTTAAKTAAAKAAAAKAAAAKAAEAEAAEAQAAEAAAADAQASEALAAAETQPEESAAVVASDDGASESATRVEDAAAIEESAAEPAVEVSDTALPVTKEPALEESRVADVEVVEVVEAVIAEEPPAEVDEEEAAEPATEAIRIRGLVKQFGENRAVDGIDLTVPAASFYGIVGPNGAGKTTTLSIVAGLLRADEGSVLICGIDQASEPLAAKRVMGVLPDRLRTFDRLTGRQLLYYYGLLRGLAADVIEKRTGDLARAFDLGDALNRVVSDYSAGMTKKIMLAGAMIHSPRVLVLDEPFESVDPVSSAVILDILRAYVSHGGTVILSSHGMDLVERVCSRVAIIVNGEVLAEGTIDEVRAGQTLESRFVELAGSSGEVEGLEWLHTFSD; this is encoded by the coding sequence GTGACTTCCTCCCCTGATAACCCCACCCCCCAGGCAGAGGGAGCCGAGACTCCGACCGAGGCCTCCGCGCCCGCTCGGAAACCGGCCGCCAAGAAAACTGCCTCGTCCTCCGCCGGCGCGAAGAAAGCGACCGGAGCGAAGTCCTCCGCGACGAAGGCGGCGGCGGCGAAGACCGCAGCCTCGAAGACCACCACTGCGAAGTCCACGTCGGCGAAGACTGCCGGCACGAAGTCCACGAGCCAGAAGACCACGGCGGCGAAGGCCGCGGGCGCGAAGGCCGCTCCGGCGAAGTCCACCGCAGCGAAGTCCTCGACGGCGACGAAGGCGGCCACGGCGAAGACTCCCGCGGCGAAGAGGCCCGCGGCGAAGACTCCCGCGGTGAAGAAGCCGACCGCTGCGCGGCCCGCACCGACCAAGGCCGCAGCCGAGAAGGCGGCCCCCACCTCCGAGGTCGTGGTCGAGCCCACGCCCGCAGCGAGTGTGGATCCCGCGGCCGCTCGCACCGCGTCGGCCGCCCGAGCGGCCGCGGTGAAGAACACCGCCGCGCGGACCACGAGCCCGAAGCGCCCGTCCGCGACGACCACGAAGCCGAGCACTGCTGCCGCCAAGACGACGGCTGCCAAGACGGCTGCGGCCAAGGCCGCCGCGGCGAAGACGGCCGCCGCGAAGGCATCGGCGGCCAGGACGACGGCCAAGACCACCGCCGCCAAGACCGCTGCGGCGAAGGCGGCTGCGGCCAAGGCGGCTGCCGCGAAGGCCGCGGAAGCCGAGGCCGCGGAGGCGCAGGCGGCGGAAGCCGCGGCTGCGGACGCACAGGCCTCGGAAGCACTGGCCGCTGCGGAGACGCAGCCCGAGGAGTCCGCCGCGGTGGTGGCGTCGGACGACGGCGCCTCCGAGTCGGCGACGCGCGTCGAGGACGCGGCCGCCATCGAGGAGTCCGCCGCGGAGCCCGCGGTCGAGGTGTCGGACACCGCTCTGCCGGTGACGAAGGAGCCCGCGCTCGAGGAAAGCCGCGTCGCGGACGTCGAGGTCGTCGAAGTGGTCGAAGCCGTGATCGCCGAGGAGCCGCCGGCCGAGGTCGACGAGGAGGAGGCGGCGGAGCCCGCCACCGAAGCCATCCGGATCCGCGGTCTCGTGAAGCAGTTCGGCGAGAACCGCGCTGTCGACGGCATCGATCTCACCGTGCCCGCCGCCTCGTTCTATGGCATCGTCGGCCCCAACGGTGCCGGCAAGACGACGACCCTGTCGATCGTCGCCGGCCTCCTGCGTGCGGACGAGGGCAGTGTCCTCATCTGCGGCATCGACCAGGCGAGCGAGCCGCTCGCGGCGAAGCGCGTGATGGGCGTCCTGCCGGACCGCCTGCGCACGTTCGACCGCCTCACCGGCCGGCAGCTGCTGTATTACTACGGGCTGCTCCGCGGCCTCGCCGCCGACGTCATCGAGAAGCGCACCGGCGACCTCGCCCGGGCGTTCGATCTCGGCGACGCCCTGAACCGGGTGGTGTCCGACTATTCGGCGGGTATGACCAAGAAGATCATGCTCGCGGGCGCGATGATCCACTCGCCGCGCGTCCTGGTGCTCGACGAGCCGTTCGAGTCCGTCGACCCGGTCTCTTCCGCCGTGATCCTCGACATCCTGCGCGCCTACGTCTCGCACGGCGGCACCGTGATCCTGTCGAGCCACGGAATGGACCTCGTCGAGCGCGTGTGCTCCCGGGTGGCCATCATCGTCAACGGCGAGGTGCTCGCCGAGGGCACGATCGACGAGGTACGCGCGGGCCAGACGCTCGAGTCCCGATTCGTGGAGCTCGCTGGCTCCAGCGGCGAGGTGGAGGGGCTCGAGTGGCTGCACACGTTCTCCGACTGA
- a CDS encoding phosphocholine cytidylyltransferase family protein, with amino-acid sequence MTLQTVILAAGMGSRLGRALPKPLTELNDGRTIMGQQHDNIRAAFGSDARITTVVGYRAETIIEAFPSVNYVHNDRYDETNTSKSLLRALSATGKSGVLWMNGDVVFDPMILGRAAAYIERDQSFVTVNTAKVSDEEVKYTVTAEGFIKELSKSVKGGLGEAVGINYISSGFKKAFMRQLQRVEDQDYFERGLELAIAEDGLLLEPMDVSDLYAVEVDFAEDLERANLFV; translated from the coding sequence GTGACTCTTCAGACCGTCATCCTCGCAGCCGGAATGGGCTCCCGCCTCGGCCGTGCGCTGCCCAAGCCGCTCACCGAGCTCAACGACGGCCGCACGATCATGGGCCAGCAGCACGACAACATCCGGGCCGCTTTCGGATCCGACGCGCGCATCACGACGGTCGTGGGCTACCGCGCGGAGACCATCATCGAGGCCTTCCCCTCCGTGAACTACGTCCACAACGACCGCTACGACGAGACCAACACCTCGAAGAGCCTGCTGCGCGCCCTGAGCGCCACCGGCAAGAGCGGCGTGCTGTGGATGAACGGCGACGTCGTCTTCGACCCGATGATCCTCGGTCGCGCCGCCGCGTACATCGAGCGTGACCAGTCGTTCGTCACCGTCAACACCGCCAAGGTCAGCGACGAAGAGGTGAAGTACACCGTCACCGCGGAAGGCTTCATCAAGGAGCTGTCGAAGTCCGTCAAGGGCGGTCTCGGCGAGGCCGTCGGCATCAACTACATCTCCTCCGGCTTCAAGAAGGCGTTCATGCGCCAGCTGCAGCGGGTTGAGGATCAGGACTACTTCGAGCGGGGTCTCGAGCTGGCGATCGCCGAGGACGGCCTGCTGCTCGAGCCGATGGATGTCTCCGACCTGTACGCGGTCGAAGTCGACTTCGCGGAAGACCTGGAGCGCGCGAACCTCTTCGTGTGA
- a CDS encoding acyl-CoA carboxylase subunit beta — protein sequence MTDKPDPFTTAGKIADLRARYTEAVVDAEAKAKEKQHAKGKMTARERIELLVDPGSFVEFDEYVRHRTTAFGMDRSRPYGDSVVTGVGTIHGRTVAVYSQDFSTFGGSLGEVAGEKIVKIMEFALAGGMPCIGILDSGGARIQEGVVALGKYGEIFRLNTRASGVIPQISIIMGPAAGGAVYSPALTDFVIMVDKTSQMFVTGPDVIKTVTGEDVGMEELGGAYTHNTRSGVAHYLAEDEDDAIDYARTLLGFLPDNNMAELPSYESAFEFETTDADRTLNTLIPDSPNQPYDIHTVIEHVVDDGDFLEVQPLFAPNIVIGFGRIEGRSVGIIANQPSQMAGTLNIEAGEKASRFVRFCDAFSLPIVTLVDVPGYLPGTDQEWTGVIRRGAKLLYAYAEATVPLVTVILRKAYGGAYIVMGSKQLGADVNLAWPTAEIAVMGGQGAVNILYRGEIRKAEEAGEDVAAVRTRLANEYTYNVASPFLAAERGELDGIIEPANTRVAIAKALRALRGKRAELPPKKHGNIPL from the coding sequence GTGACGGACAAGCCCGACCCCTTTACCACCGCCGGAAAGATCGCGGACCTGCGCGCTCGCTACACCGAGGCCGTCGTCGACGCCGAGGCGAAGGCGAAGGAGAAGCAGCACGCCAAGGGCAAGATGACCGCCCGCGAGCGCATCGAGCTCCTCGTCGACCCCGGCAGCTTCGTCGAGTTCGACGAGTACGTGCGCCACCGCACCACCGCGTTCGGCATGGACCGCTCGCGTCCGTACGGCGACTCCGTGGTGACCGGCGTCGGCACCATCCACGGCCGCACCGTCGCCGTGTACTCGCAGGACTTCTCCACCTTCGGCGGGTCGCTGGGCGAGGTCGCCGGCGAGAAGATCGTGAAGATCATGGAGTTCGCCCTGGCCGGCGGGATGCCGTGCATCGGCATCCTCGACTCCGGCGGCGCCCGCATCCAGGAGGGTGTCGTCGCGCTCGGCAAGTACGGCGAGATCTTCCGCCTGAACACCCGTGCCTCCGGCGTGATCCCGCAGATCTCGATCATCATGGGCCCGGCGGCCGGTGGCGCGGTGTACTCCCCCGCCCTCACCGACTTCGTCATCATGGTCGACAAGACCAGCCAGATGTTCGTCACCGGACCCGACGTGATCAAGACCGTCACCGGCGAGGACGTCGGCATGGAGGAGCTCGGCGGCGCCTACACGCACAACACCCGCTCCGGCGTCGCGCACTACCTCGCCGAGGACGAGGACGACGCGATCGACTACGCGCGCACGCTCCTCGGCTTCCTGCCCGACAACAACATGGCGGAGCTGCCCTCCTACGAGAGCGCGTTCGAGTTCGAGACCACGGACGCGGACCGCACGCTCAACACGCTCATCCCGGACTCCCCGAACCAGCCGTACGACATCCACACCGTGATCGAGCACGTCGTGGACGACGGCGACTTCCTCGAGGTGCAGCCGCTGTTCGCGCCGAACATCGTCATCGGCTTCGGACGCATCGAGGGCCGCTCGGTCGGCATCATCGCCAACCAGCCCTCGCAGATGGCGGGCACGCTCAACATCGAGGCGGGCGAGAAGGCGAGTCGGTTCGTGCGCTTCTGCGACGCGTTCTCGCTGCCGATCGTGACCCTCGTCGACGTCCCCGGCTACCTGCCGGGAACCGACCAGGAGTGGACCGGCGTCATCCGCCGCGGTGCCAAACTCCTGTACGCCTATGCCGAGGCCACCGTGCCGCTCGTGACGGTGATCCTGCGCAAGGCCTACGGCGGCGCGTACATCGTCATGGGCTCGAAGCAGCTCGGCGCCGACGTGAACCTCGCCTGGCCCACCGCGGAGATCGCCGTGATGGGCGGCCAGGGCGCCGTCAACATCCTCTACCGCGGGGAGATCCGCAAGGCGGAGGAAGCGGGCGAAGACGTGGCGGCGGTCCGCACGCGCCTCGCGAACGAGTACACCTACAACGTGGCCTCGCCCTTCCTCGCGGCCGAGCGCGGCGAGCTCGACGGGATCATCGAGCCGGCGAACACGCGGGTGGCCATCGCGAAGGCCCTGCGGGCGTTGCGGGGCAAGCGTGCCGAACTGCCCCCGAAGAAGCACGGGAACATCCCGCTGTGA
- a CDS encoding acyl-CoA carboxylase subunit epsilon, translating to MSGQEPAVDGAAPAPVMLEVTRGTATEEELAALIAVLGDAYANEQAEATVEEPRVSAWTRTQRPLRRPLRRDIPWGRFAG from the coding sequence GTGAGCGGCCAGGAACCTGCCGTCGACGGGGCGGCGCCCGCGCCCGTGATGCTGGAGGTCACCCGCGGCACCGCGACCGAGGAGGAGCTCGCTGCCCTCATCGCGGTTCTGGGGGACGCCTATGCGAACGAGCAGGCGGAGGCGACGGTCGAGGAGCCGCGGGTCTCCGCGTGGACCCGCACGCAGCGTCCGCTGCGTCGGCCGCTGCGCCGGGACATCCCCTGGGGACGTTTCGCCGGCTGA
- a CDS encoding sensor histidine kinase — translation MPAEPLSVRDAWSKIPSPGSAENGFERFTGKRMERILAIVVALGSAVLGAQALIAAVQTMSRADAPHISMLVGVFVPLTAMLVACLIGRGVRLAAGVFAVVYLLALAAWPIVVDPTDKVAGDQPWIFFLVNVGVVAAMLAFPVRLQFAWAVGVPFVYGYVRLVQGEFSREFWVTTAFDVSFTLILGVVIVSLGWMFRSVAAGVDEARGTAVASYATAAATAAAEEERVAMSALMHDSVLAALIAAERAEGERARELAVAMAREALTRLANTEAAVAEEGSDEPVGAAQIVVELRRALSELGADAIVEERGGSGLIPGRAARALVLAARQAIGNAVAHAHGRGLHILVVGHGDEGIAVTISDTGGGFDVDAIGPDRLGIRASILARMAGVAGTAHISSDAEGTVVTLGWERS, via the coding sequence GTGCCCGCTGAGCCGCTGAGCGTCCGCGACGCCTGGAGCAAGATCCCTTCTCCCGGCAGCGCGGAGAACGGCTTCGAGCGGTTCACCGGCAAGCGGATGGAGCGCATCCTCGCGATCGTCGTCGCCCTGGGGTCGGCCGTGCTCGGGGCACAGGCCCTGATCGCGGCCGTGCAGACGATGTCCCGCGCAGACGCGCCGCACATCTCGATGCTCGTTGGCGTCTTCGTACCGCTGACGGCGATGCTCGTCGCCTGTCTGATCGGACGCGGCGTGCGCCTGGCCGCGGGGGTGTTCGCCGTTGTGTATCTGCTCGCGCTCGCAGCGTGGCCCATCGTCGTCGACCCTACGGACAAGGTGGCGGGCGACCAGCCGTGGATCTTCTTCCTCGTGAACGTGGGCGTGGTGGCGGCGATGCTCGCCTTCCCCGTGCGGCTGCAGTTCGCGTGGGCCGTCGGCGTGCCCTTCGTGTACGGATACGTGCGTCTGGTGCAGGGGGAGTTCTCCCGGGAGTTCTGGGTGACGACGGCGTTCGACGTCTCCTTCACCCTGATCCTCGGTGTCGTGATCGTCTCGCTCGGCTGGATGTTCCGCTCGGTCGCCGCGGGCGTCGACGAGGCGCGGGGGACCGCCGTGGCCTCGTACGCGACGGCGGCCGCGACCGCGGCTGCGGAGGAGGAGAGGGTCGCCATGTCGGCGCTCATGCACGACAGCGTCCTGGCCGCTCTCATCGCCGCCGAGCGCGCGGAGGGCGAGCGCGCACGGGAGCTCGCCGTGGCGATGGCCAGGGAGGCCCTCACGCGGCTCGCGAACACCGAGGCCGCGGTCGCGGAGGAGGGCAGCGACGAGCCGGTGGGGGCCGCGCAGATCGTCGTGGAGCTGCGACGAGCGCTCTCCGAACTGGGCGCGGACGCCATCGTGGAGGAGCGCGGCGGCAGCGGCCTCATCCCGGGGCGTGCCGCGCGAGCGCTCGTGCTCGCCGCCCGCCAGGCGATCGGGAACGCGGTCGCGCACGCCCACGGTCGAGGTCTGCACATCCTCGTCGTCGGTCACGGTGACGAGGGCATCGCCGTGACGATCTCGGACACGGGCGGCGGCTTCGACGTCGACGCCATCGGTCCCGACCGGCTCGGCATCCGCGCCTCGATCCTCGCCCGCATGGCCGGTGTGGCCGGGACCGCGCACATCTCCTCGGATGCGGAAGGCACCGTCGTGACCCTGGGGTGGGAGCGCTCATGA
- a CDS encoding response regulator transcription factor: MSTVALIDDHESVRLGLEAACARDGQTVVFTGSTVGSYLVWRSSTGAPPADVVVLDLTLGDGTTVTENVVSLVADGASVVIHSVADRPAAVREALAAGAAGVVSKSSALDDVLDAIRTVAQGEALNNVEWASAVDGDRAFADAQLSSREREVLRLYATGLPLKAVAERLGVAYSTAKENITRIRVKYVEVGRPAPTKVDLLRRAMEDGIVTADGAPSAR, from the coding sequence ATGAGCACCGTCGCCCTCATCGACGACCACGAGTCCGTCCGCCTCGGCCTCGAGGCCGCGTGCGCCAGGGACGGGCAGACCGTCGTGTTCACCGGGAGCACGGTCGGCTCCTACCTCGTGTGGCGGTCCTCCACGGGCGCCCCGCCGGCCGACGTCGTCGTGCTCGACCTGACGCTGGGGGACGGGACGACGGTGACGGAGAACGTCGTGTCCCTCGTCGCCGACGGCGCCAGCGTCGTGATCCACAGTGTCGCCGACCGGCCCGCAGCAGTGCGAGAGGCCCTGGCGGCGGGGGCGGCCGGTGTCGTCAGCAAGTCGTCGGCCCTCGACGACGTGCTGGACGCGATCCGCACCGTGGCGCAGGGCGAGGCGCTGAACAACGTCGAATGGGCGAGTGCGGTCGACGGCGACCGCGCGTTCGCCGACGCGCAGCTGTCCAGCCGCGAGCGGGAGGTGCTGCGTCTGTACGCGACGGGCCTGCCGCTGAAGGCCGTGGCCGAACGTCTCGGCGTCGCGTACTCCACGGCGAAGGAGAACATCACCCGGATCCGGGTGAAGTACGTCGAGGTCGGTCGGCCGGCGCCCACCAAGGTCGATCTGCTGCGGCGCGCGATGGAGGACGGCATCGTGACGGCCGACGGGGCGCCGAGTGCCCGCTGA
- a CDS encoding class I SAM-dependent RNA methyltransferase, with amino-acid sequence MTSSAADVLDLDITGIAHGGTFIARHEGRVVFVSDAIPGERVRARLLDPSPAAGEPDTRSFWRAETLEVLDASPHRRPHIWPEADVAHDPAQRPGGADLGHIELDHQRALKRQVLAEAFDRFAGPGLEAPEIEAVESGDGTGWRTRVTLHVDDAGRIGPFAARSHRVVPVSTYPLARPAIAEAALALRGEKPGRIELVEPADGRVRILRHPEAERRDPRDRRPRPKPEVVQERVGDRTFDVDAGGFWQVHPRAASVLDGAVYGLLDGHVEPDATHYDLYGGVGLFARTLADLGGTDVVTVESSRRATQHAAANLAPLEVTAVTARVDRFLQQPRRGGATGAVVLDPPRSGAGRAVVEGVHALAPSAIAYVACDPVALARDLGTFRGLGWRIDALRGFDLFPHSHHFEVVALLTR; translated from the coding sequence ATGACTTCCTCCGCAGCCGACGTGCTCGATCTCGACATCACCGGCATCGCCCACGGAGGCACCTTCATCGCCCGTCACGAGGGACGCGTGGTCTTCGTCTCGGACGCGATCCCGGGCGAGCGCGTCCGTGCCCGCCTGCTGGATCCGTCCCCCGCCGCCGGGGAGCCGGACACACGGAGCTTCTGGCGCGCCGAGACGCTCGAGGTCCTCGACGCCTCCCCGCATCGCCGGCCGCACATCTGGCCGGAGGCGGACGTCGCGCACGACCCCGCCCAGCGACCCGGCGGCGCCGACCTCGGGCACATCGAGCTCGACCACCAGCGCGCGCTCAAGCGACAGGTGCTGGCAGAGGCGTTCGACCGCTTCGCCGGTCCCGGGCTCGAGGCCCCGGAGATCGAGGCCGTGGAGTCCGGCGACGGGACGGGGTGGCGCACGCGGGTGACCCTGCACGTCGACGATGCCGGGAGGATCGGTCCCTTCGCCGCCCGCAGCCACCGCGTCGTGCCTGTCTCGACCTACCCGCTCGCCCGCCCCGCGATCGCCGAGGCCGCCCTGGCCCTGCGGGGCGAGAAGCCCGGGCGCATCGAGCTCGTGGAGCCCGCGGACGGCCGCGTGCGCATCCTCCGGCACCCCGAGGCCGAGCGCCGGGATCCCAGGGACCGCCGCCCCCGGCCGAAGCCCGAGGTGGTGCAGGAGCGCGTCGGCGACCGCACGTTCGACGTCGACGCCGGCGGATTCTGGCAGGTGCACCCCCGCGCCGCCTCCGTCCTCGACGGCGCCGTGTACGGGCTGCTCGACGGACACGTGGAGCCGGACGCGACGCACTACGATCTGTACGGCGGTGTGGGTCTGTTCGCGCGGACTCTCGCGGATCTCGGCGGCACCGACGTCGTGACGGTCGAATCCAGCCGCCGCGCGACGCAGCACGCCGCCGCGAACCTGGCCCCGCTCGAGGTGACCGCCGTCACGGCCCGGGTCGACCGCTTCCTGCAGCAGCCGCGACGCGGGGGCGCGACGGGGGCGGTGGTGCTCGACCCGCCCCGGTCCGGCGCCGGACGCGCGGTCGTGGAGGGCGTGCATGCGCTTGCTCCGTCCGCGATCGCCTACGTCGCCTGCGACCCCGTCGCCCTCGCGCGCGACCTCGGTACCTTCCGGGGCCTGGGGTGGCGGATCGACGCGCTCCGCGGGTTCGACCTGTTCCCGCACTCGCACCACTTCGAGGTCGTCGCCCTGCTCACCCGGTGA
- a CDS encoding Maf family protein has protein sequence MRVCLASTSPARLMLLRQAGVEPLTLSPEVDEDALAAAAEERMGPLAPADLVLLLARAKAAAVAERLAAEGVFDGIVIGGDSMFALGDRVYGKPYTPEEATRRWQEMRGATGVLHSGHSVFRVSPGAALVEATAVAEATVTFADDISDEEIAAYVASGEPLHVAGAFTVDSLGGAFITRVEGDPSTVVGMSLSTVRRLAADLGVRWTDLWS, from the coding sequence ATGCGCGTCTGCCTCGCCTCCACCTCCCCCGCCCGGCTCATGCTGCTGCGTCAGGCCGGCGTCGAACCGCTCACGCTGTCGCCGGAGGTGGACGAGGACGCCCTGGCCGCCGCAGCAGAGGAGCGCATGGGTCCCCTCGCACCCGCCGACCTCGTGCTGCTGCTCGCCCGCGCCAAGGCCGCCGCCGTCGCCGAACGGCTGGCCGCCGAGGGCGTGTTCGACGGCATCGTGATCGGCGGGGACTCGATGTTCGCCCTCGGGGACCGGGTGTACGGCAAGCCCTACACGCCGGAGGAGGCCACGCGCCGGTGGCAGGAGATGCGCGGCGCGACCGGAGTGCTGCACTCCGGACACTCCGTGTTCCGCGTCTCCCCCGGCGCGGCTCTCGTCGAGGCGACGGCCGTCGCGGAGGCCACCGTGACGTTCGCCGATGACATCAGCGATGAGGAGATCGCCGCGTACGTGGCATCAGGGGAGCCGCTGCACGTCGCGGGAGCCTTCACCGTGGACAGCCTCGGCGGCGCCTTCATCACCCGGGTCGAGGGCGATCCCTCCACCGTGGTGGGCATGTCGCTATCCACCGTGCGCCGCCTCGCCGCCGACCTCGGGGTCCGGTGGACGGATCTGTGGTCGTAG
- a CDS encoding ATP-binding protein has protein sequence MPEIAKVLVANRGEIAVRIVRAARDSGIASVAVYADQDRDALHVRLADEAYALGGATSAETYLQIEKILSVARRAGADAVHPGYGFLAENAEFARAVIDAGMIWIGPSPEAIEALGDKVTARHVAEKVGAPLAPGTPGPVSGADEVVAFAQEYGLPIAIKAAYGGGGRGLKVARELDEVEELFESATREAVAAFGRGECFVEKYLDKPRHVETQCLADAEGNVVIISTRDCSLQRRHQKLVEEAPAPFLTPEQNEKLYSASKAILKEVGYVGAGTCEFLIGADGTVSFLEVNTRLQVEHPVSEEVTGIDLVREQFRIAAGGTIDYDDPQPQGHSIEFRINGEDPGRGFLPQPGPIHVFKTFGGPGIRLDSGVTAGDAVSGAFDSLLAKIIVTGKDRAEALERARRALDEFEVAGLPTVIPFHRKVVRDPAFTAEDGTFGVYTRWIETEFDNDIPAWDGELEAPAPANARHTVVVEVGGKRLEVSLPDRVAVAPGTTGRPAAVPPSRRSHATVANAGASGDAVKSPMQATVVKVAVEEGQQVVKGDLVVVLEAMKMEQPLQAHKDGVVGNIDAAAGTTVSAGHQLLTIS, from the coding sequence ATGCCTGAAATCGCGAAGGTGCTCGTCGCCAACCGCGGCGAGATCGCCGTCCGCATCGTCCGTGCCGCTCGTGACTCCGGGATCGCCTCGGTCGCCGTCTACGCCGACCAGGACAGAGACGCACTGCATGTGCGCCTGGCCGACGAGGCGTACGCGCTCGGTGGCGCGACCAGCGCCGAGACGTACCTCCAGATCGAGAAGATCCTCTCCGTCGCCCGCCGCGCCGGTGCCGACGCCGTGCACCCCGGCTACGGCTTCCTCGCGGAGAACGCCGAGTTCGCGCGCGCGGTGATCGACGCCGGGATGATCTGGATCGGCCCCTCCCCGGAGGCGATCGAGGCGCTCGGCGACAAGGTCACCGCCCGCCACGTGGCCGAGAAGGTCGGCGCGCCCCTCGCGCCCGGCACCCCCGGCCCCGTCTCCGGTGCCGACGAGGTCGTCGCCTTCGCGCAGGAGTACGGTCTGCCGATCGCGATCAAGGCGGCCTACGGCGGCGGCGGACGCGGCCTCAAGGTCGCCCGCGAGCTCGACGAGGTCGAGGAGCTGTTCGAATCCGCCACCCGCGAGGCCGTCGCCGCGTTCGGCCGCGGCGAGTGCTTCGTGGAGAAGTACCTCGACAAGCCCCGCCACGTCGAGACCCAGTGCCTCGCCGACGCCGAGGGCAACGTCGTCATCATCTCGACCCGCGACTGCTCGCTGCAGCGCCGGCACCAGAAGCTCGTGGAGGAGGCGCCGGCCCCGTTCCTCACGCCCGAGCAGAACGAGAAGCTCTACTCGGCGTCCAAGGCCATCCTCAAGGAGGTCGGCTACGTCGGCGCGGGTACGTGCGAGTTCCTCATCGGCGCCGACGGCACGGTCTCCTTCCTCGAGGTGAACACCCGCCTCCAGGTCGAGCACCCCGTGTCCGAGGAGGTCACCGGGATCGACCTCGTCCGCGAGCAGTTCCGCATCGCCGCCGGCGGCACGATCGACTACGACGACCCCCAGCCGCAGGGTCACTCCATCGAGTTCCGCATCAACGGCGAGGACCCGGGTCGCGGATTCCTCCCCCAGCCCGGCCCCATCCACGTCTTCAAGACCTTCGGCGGCCCCGGCATCCGCCTCGACTCCGGCGTCACCGCCGGGGACGCGGTGTCCGGCGCGTTCGACTCGCTGCTCGCCAAGATCATCGTCACCGGCAAGGACCGCGCCGAGGCCCTGGAGCGCGCGCGGCGGGCTCTGGACGAGTTCGAGGTCGCGGGTCTGCCCACCGTCATCCCGTTCCACCGCAAGGTCGTCCGCGACCCCGCCTTCACGGCGGAGGACGGGACGTTCGGGGTCTACACGCGCTGGATCGAGACCGAGTTCGACAACGACATCCCCGCGTGGGACGGCGAGCTGGAGGCTCCGGCTCCGGCGAACGCCCGGCACACCGTGGTCGTCGAGGTCGGCGGCAAGCGCCTGGAGGTCAGCCTGCCCGATCGCGTCGCGGTCGCGCCCGGCACCACCGGCCGCCCGGCGGCCGTCCCGCCGTCGCGCCGCAGCCACGCCACGGTCGCCAACGCCGGGGCCTCCGGCGACGCGGTGAAGTCGCCGATGCAGGCCACGGTCGTCAAGGTCGCGGTCGAGGAGGGGCAGCAGGTCGTCAAGGGCGACCTCGTCGTCGTCCTCGAGGCGATGAAGATGGAGCAGCCGCTGCAGGCGCACAAGGACGGCGTCGTCGGCAACATCGACGCCGCCGCGGGCACCACGGTCTCCGCCGGTCACCAGCTCCTCACGATCTCCTGA